In one window of Mus pahari chromosome 3, PAHARI_EIJ_v1.1, whole genome shotgun sequence DNA:
- the Ckap2l gene encoding cytoskeleton-associated protein 2-like, translating into MVGPGPAASAAAEERWQKLQEYLAAKGKLKDPNTKPYLKAKNICPKPPSSKYTPGPKKDVSNHVLPSKTARPINIKFQTKPASITASQKPELKPPKLPSRGLTSRCFSSNTDCKQSSKPPQQPKAVSSTAGLSRKPRQSPDTQELKTKKQQEAHRGNAKCTCPMTNTHAEKQSLDGFLDETNKENLPQTLLKPEKLDPDLHSIRKPNTGSSNQAQRSLAPKRILSRSSVTHTALQGRSNQQFIRSTQIRAHPVKPQQRPTVVDSTRPREKPPQTAPSHSVPAHNKTQTSKKPVIKNTQDITVNRVRYGKPNETKVQSCPATEQKVKHTKPSSQLSVLQGGHNSRHPNMKQDRKPVQPHLGPQTSCILQKSRAISQRPNLTASNFSSVIPSTPNIRANKTLNNKYNNIFQQKAQTLDSKFKKFPPQSHFLNKTAPRTQASTASRKGAPSATQTHPHVKKPEGENRRKQLEEWQKSKGKTYKRPPMKFKTKRKVIEEMNTSFWKSIEREEEEKKAQLELSKKIDSTLTECLRLIEEGVLPNEIFTIVSSIPEAEKFAKFWVCKAKLLASKGAFDAIGLYKEAIQNGAAPIQELQEILNILQDTSRSTGAVTSDTSAAGTNTTSAEELAKEEPEQPCPSLTEREPIAAAPRIPVAEWDNPGIKLQVAPIPRICGMPEVQDMKLITPVRRSARIERTVARYPEMLQEHDVVVASLNELLEVDKTECFVFRENEALPVTLGFEILES; encoded by the exons ATGGTGGGGCCCGGCCCCGCTGCCAGCGCAGCCGCGG AAGAACGGTGGCAGAAGCTCCAGGAGTACCTGGCAGCCAAGGGAAAGCTAAAGGACCCCAACACCAA GCCTTATCTAAAAGCCAAGAATATCTGCCCCAAACCACCATCTTCTAAATAT aCTCCTGGACCTAAAAAAGATGTTTCCAATCATGTTTTGCCTAGCAAAACTGCAAGACCCATCAACATTAAATTCCAGACTAAACCAGCCAGCATCACAGCATCCCAGAAGCCAGAGTTGAAGCCACCAAAACTTCCAAGTAGAGGGCTCACGTCAAGATGTTTTTCTTCTAACACAGACTGTAAACAGTCCAGCAAGCCTCCACAACAACCTAAAGCTGTGTCATCCACTGCAGGACTGTCAAGAAAACCCAGGCAGTCCCCTGATACACaggaattaaaaaccaaaaagcaacagGAAGCACATCGAGGAAATGCTAAATGTACATGTCCCATGACTAATACCCATGCTGAAAAGCAATCTTTGGATGGCTTTCTagatgaaacaaacaaagaaaacttgcCCCAAACCTTGCTAAAACCTGAGAAGCTAGATCCTGACTtacattctataagaaagccaaaTACTGGCTCTTCTAATCAAGCTCAGAGAAGTCTGGCTCCTAAACGGATCTTGAGCAGAAGTTCAGTTACTCATACTGCTCTGCAAGGCAGATCTAACCAACAGTTCATCAGAAGCACACAAATCAGAGCTCACCCAGTGAAGCCTCAGCAACGCCCTACAGTTGTAGATTCTACACGACCAAGAGAAAAACCCCCACAAACAGCTCCCTCGCACTCCGTTCCAGCCCATAATAAGACTCAGACATCAAAGAAACCAGTGATCAAGAACACACAGGACATAACGGTTAACAGGGTTAGATATGGAAAACCAAATGAAACTAAGGTACAGTCATGCCCTGCTACTGAACAGAAAGTAAAACACACTAAACCTAGTTCCCAGCTCAGTGTGCTTCAGGGAGGACATAACAGTAGGCATCCCAACATGAAACAGGATCGGAAGCCTGTACAGCCTCATCTTGGACCCCAGACGTCATGCATTCTGCAAAAATCAAGAGCCATAAGCCAGAGGCCTAATTTGACAGCTAGCAACTTTAGTTCAGTCATTCCAAGCACACCTAACATAAGAGCAAATAAAACACTTAACAACAAATACAATAACATCTTTCAACAGAAAGCACAGACATTGGACTCCAAGTTCAAAAAGTTTCCTCCCCAGAGCCATTTTTTGAACAAGACTGCTCCCAGGACTCAAGCCAGTACAGCAAGTAGAAAGGGAGCCCCAAGTGCGACCCAGACTCACCCACATGTTAAAAAACCAGAAGGAGAGAATCGAAG GAAACAGCTGGAAGAATGGCAGAAGTCCAAAGGGAAAACCTATAAACGGCCTCccatgaaatttaaaacaaaaagaaaagtcataGAGGAAATGAACACTTCCTTCTGGAAGAGCattgaaagagaagaagaagaaaagaaagctcaGCTGGAGCTGTCCAAGAAAATCGACAGCACTCTGACAGAGTGTCTGAGGCTCATTGAAGAG GGTGTACTTCCTAATGAAATATTCACCATAGTGTCCAGTATTCCTGAGGCTGAAAAATTTGCCAAGTTCTGGGTGTGCAAAGCAAAGTTACTGGCAAGTAAAGGCGCCTTTGATGCTATTGGATTGTACAAAGAGGCCATTCAGAACGGGGCAGCA CCAATTCAGGAGCTGCAGGAAATCCTGAACATTCTGCAAGATACAAGCAGAAGCACAGGAG CGGTCACCTCTGACACATCAGCCGCTGGAACTAATACCACATCTGCAGAAGAGCTGGCCAAGGAGGAACCTGAGCAGCCTTGCCCATCTCTAACAGAAAGGGAGCCAATTGCAGCAGCACCACGGATACCCGTGGCAGAGTGGGATAACCCTGGTATCAAATTACAGGTTGCCCCGATCCCTAG AATATGCGGGATGCCAGAAGTGCAAGACATGAAGCTTATCACTCCTGTGAGGCGCTCAGCAAGGATCGAGCGGACGGTGGCTCGCTACCCAgaaatgctgcaggagcatgacGTGGTGGTGGCTTCTCTTAACGAGCTACTGGAAGTGGACAAAACAGAGTGTTTCGTCTTCCGTGAAAATGAGGCTTTGCCTGTGACGCTGGGCTTTGAAATCCTTGAATCATGA